A region from the Desulfitobacterium dehalogenans ATCC 51507 genome encodes:
- the nrfD gene encoding NrfD/PsrC family molybdoenzyme membrane anchor subunit has translation MELHWGWLIVIYLFLGGLGAGAYLTSYAAGRGWLGNSPALKRAGYFMAAPIVAFGTLLLVFDLGQGLKKPWLLIGLLRNFSSVMTWGVYILALFICVGLLVAFFVWKKKEIPGVLEHVGALLAFSTCAYTGLLVAVVEAIPFWNTYVMPVLFVVSAFSTGLSITVLVSNIIDKGVHSDEYKVSKLHFYLVSIEIVLVAFIFSMANAGGAVKAASAAKAISGELALWFWLFLVVLGLVVPLLISAFAVKKLGRSAHTGHALHAAAGSGNTVALEQGQGLVNVLLLSDALVVLGGFVLRYVVIFAAVPIWNGILM, from the coding sequence ATGGAGCTTCATTGGGGATGGTTAATCGTTATATATCTCTTTTTAGGTGGTTTAGGTGCCGGAGCATACCTCACTTCTTATGCTGCCGGGAGAGGTTGGTTGGGAAATTCACCTGCTTTGAAACGTGCAGGATACTTCATGGCTGCTCCCATCGTAGCCTTTGGTACATTGCTTTTAGTATTTGACTTGGGCCAAGGATTAAAGAAACCCTGGCTGCTCATTGGTCTTTTGAGGAACTTTTCCTCAGTCATGACCTGGGGTGTGTATATTCTTGCTCTCTTCATCTGTGTTGGGTTATTGGTTGCTTTCTTCGTTTGGAAGAAAAAAGAGATTCCCGGCGTTTTAGAACATGTTGGAGCACTCCTGGCTTTCTCAACTTGTGCTTACACAGGTTTGCTTGTTGCAGTGGTTGAGGCGATTCCTTTCTGGAATACCTATGTTATGCCGGTATTATTCGTTGTTTCTGCTTTTTCTACAGGTCTTTCCATTACTGTATTGGTCAGCAATATCATTGATAAAGGCGTACATTCCGATGAGTACAAGGTTTCCAAACTTCACTTCTATCTTGTCAGCATTGAAATTGTTCTTGTAGCCTTTATCTTTAGCATGGCTAATGCCGGTGGCGCAGTGAAAGCTGCTTCTGCCGCCAAAGCAATTTCCGGTGAGCTGGCTCTTTGGTTCTGGCTTTTCCTTGTGGTACTGGGACTGGTCGTGCCCCTTCTTATTTCGGCTTTTGCAGTCAAAAAGCTTGGTAGATCTGCTCATACCGGTCATGCTCTTCATGCGGCAGCGGGAAGCGGAAATACCGTAGCCTTAGAGCAAGGTCAAGGATTAGTCAATGTTCTCCTTCTCAGCGACGCTTTGGTTGTTCTGGGCGGATTTGTTCTTCGCTACGTGGTTATCTTTGCAGCCGTGCCCATTTGGAATGGCATTTTAATGTAG
- the ccsB gene encoding c-type cytochrome biogenesis protein CcsB: protein MGGSVENWEVILFYIMVGAYIGSTILYWIGMAAKKDFINHLGTFAAIIGLIANTGAIILRWVVTQRPPLSNGYEFILTFCWGIVIIFLFAEFRYKIKPLGSFVMPVPFLLLMFIIMKMGPSERVAGAIPPALKSQWLTFHVFTAMLAYGAFAISFGLGLMYLLKTNAHSNEKETWLNRFPHENVLDELAYKMIGFAFPMLTLCIVTGAIWANYAWGTYWSWDPKETWSLITWIIYAAYLHARLMYGWKGKRAAWMAIIGFAAVLFTFFGVNYLLPGLHSYA from the coding sequence TTGGGTGGATCCGTGGAAAATTGGGAAGTCATATTATTTTATATTATGGTTGGAGCTTACATAGGAAGTACCATTCTTTATTGGATCGGGATGGCCGCTAAAAAGGACTTTATCAACCATCTGGGTACATTTGCTGCCATCATCGGATTAATTGCTAATACCGGGGCGATCATTTTGCGCTGGGTGGTTACGCAAAGGCCGCCTTTAAGCAATGGTTATGAATTTATCCTTACCTTCTGTTGGGGAATTGTCATCATCTTTTTATTTGCAGAGTTCCGCTATAAGATTAAACCTCTGGGCAGTTTTGTCATGCCGGTACCCTTCTTATTGCTTATGTTTATCATCATGAAAATGGGTCCTTCAGAAAGAGTAGCGGGAGCTATTCCACCGGCCCTGAAAAGTCAGTGGTTAACCTTCCATGTGTTCACTGCTATGCTGGCCTATGGGGCCTTCGCCATATCTTTCGGTCTGGGATTAATGTACTTGCTCAAAACCAATGCCCATTCCAACGAAAAGGAAACCTGGCTCAACCGTTTCCCCCACGAAAATGTTCTGGATGAGCTGGCTTACAAAATGATTGGCTTTGCCTTCCCTATGTTGACCCTATGTATCGTTACCGGTGCTATTTGGGCTAACTATGCCTGGGGCACCTATTGGTCCTGGGACCCCAAAGAAACCTGGTCCCTCATCACTTGGATTATTTATGCAGCTTATCTCCATGCCCGGCTGATGTATGGGTGGAAGGGGAAACGGGCGGCTTGGATGGCCATCATTGGTTTTGCAGCCGTGTTGTTTACCTTCTTTGGAGTGAACTACTTGCTCCCAGGTTTACATTCTTACGCCTAA
- a CDS encoding amidohydrolase → MSLLIKNGLVWLHEQEDFIKADIFIENNKIKEIGQVIEGEKGVPFIDVQEGYILPGLIDCHTHLGIIEEATGKIGVDNNEISDPITPNLRAIDAVNPMDIAFKDAVRNGITTVMSGPGSDNPVGGLSMAFKTSGRIIDHMVIKNPVGLKVALGENPLTTYGQDKKSPVTRMGTASLIRELFMRTQDYMILKKANKVNQRDVKLEAVIPVLMGEIPLRAHAHRADDIITAVRIAEEFNIEKLVIEHGTEADLIADYLFEKKVAVAFGPMLTPRIKMELRNRNYASALKLVGSGLKVALITDHPYNSIDQLRTIAILAVTEGLSPKDALKCLTVSPAEILGCDDRIGRISKGYDADLVVYDQEPLNINAKVQQTIINGKIVYSKNK, encoded by the coding sequence ATGAGTCTTTTAATAAAAAACGGTTTGGTCTGGCTTCATGAGCAGGAGGATTTTATTAAGGCTGATATTTTCATCGAGAATAATAAAATTAAAGAGATCGGACAGGTAATCGAAGGGGAAAAGGGGGTCCCGTTTATTGATGTGCAAGAGGGTTATATTCTGCCAGGATTGATTGATTGTCATACACATTTGGGGATCATTGAGGAAGCAACAGGAAAAATCGGTGTGGACAATAATGAAATATCTGATCCCATCACCCCGAATCTTAGAGCAATCGATGCAGTCAATCCCATGGATATTGCCTTTAAGGATGCGGTTCGCAATGGAATTACCACAGTTATGTCCGGACCGGGAAGCGATAATCCGGTAGGGGGCTTAAGTATGGCCTTCAAAACCTCAGGGCGAATCATCGATCATATGGTAATCAAGAACCCGGTAGGTTTAAAAGTCGCCCTGGGAGAAAACCCGCTCACCACCTATGGCCAAGATAAAAAATCACCGGTAACCCGGATGGGTACGGCATCTCTGATTCGTGAGTTATTCATGCGAACTCAGGATTATATGATCTTGAAAAAGGCGAATAAAGTGAATCAACGTGACGTCAAGCTGGAGGCTGTGATTCCGGTTTTAATGGGAGAAATCCCCTTGCGAGCCCATGCCCACCGAGCCGATGATATTATAACTGCCGTTCGCATCGCTGAAGAATTTAATATCGAAAAATTGGTTATCGAACATGGAACAGAGGCGGATCTTATTGCCGACTATTTGTTTGAAAAGAAGGTAGCGGTAGCTTTTGGTCCCATGCTGACTCCGCGCATAAAAATGGAACTCCGCAATAGAAATTATGCCTCAGCCCTTAAATTAGTGGGCTCAGGGCTAAAAGTCGCCTTAATCACAGATCATCCCTACAACTCCATCGATCAATTGAGGACCATAGCTATCTTGGCTGTAACAGAAGGACTTTCTCCAAAAGATGCATTAAAATGTCTTACGGTCAGTCCAGCCGAGATTCTGGGATGTGATGATCGCATTGGCAGAATCTCTAAAGGGTATGATGCCGATCTGGTCGTCTATGACCAAGAGCCGTTGAATATTAATGCCAAGGTTCAGCAGACGATCATTAACGGAAAGATTGTCTATTCTAAAAATAAATAA
- a CDS encoding Sec-independent protein translocase subunit TatA/TatB, giving the protein MSFNELIILMVIALVLFGPEDLPDVARAIGKVVFEVKKIAGDMTKEFQDAVNTPSNVLKKTLDDTLKTTTPKKSSQEEKKAAATTSSTVAAATPEAENPAIDEKATPNQDDEELLTYDDEDPLAELPQDMVSYDK; this is encoded by the coding sequence ATGAGTTTTAATGAACTTATTATATTAATGGTTATCGCCTTGGTATTATTCGGCCCAGAAGACCTTCCTGATGTGGCTCGTGCCATTGGAAAAGTCGTTTTTGAGGTTAAGAAAATTGCCGGAGATATGACAAAAGAATTTCAGGATGCTGTCAATACTCCCAGCAATGTCCTGAAGAAGACCTTAGATGATACGCTGAAGACGACCACACCTAAAAAAAGCAGCCAGGAAGAAAAAAAGGCAGCAGCAACGACGTCTTCGACGGTTGCAGCAGCTACACCTGAAGCTGAAAATCCGGCGATAGATGAGAAAGCGACACCCAATCAAGACGATGAAGAACTATTAACCTATGATGATGAGGATCCTCTTGCGGAACTCCCACAAGATATGGTGTCCTACGATAAATAG
- a CDS encoding hydrogenase small subunit has protein sequence MDKDTYYSWARRKGISRRDFLKFCTMTAAMLGLDSSSVPKIVKALETKPRVPVIYLNLQECTCCSESFLRSAHPLISDLIFNMISLDYMEVIQAAAGIQAESARLKAMQDYYGKYVLVVEGSATLGDGGIYCTIGGMTANDLLKECADGAAAVIAYGSCATNACIQGAYPNPTEAVPIRRIVKNKPVIDVPGCPPIAEVITGTIVHYITFGEIPELTSQGRPKAFYSKRVHDGCTRRAFFDAGQFVEQFDDEGAKKGWCLYKMGCKGPVAYNACAVIEWNGGVSFPVKSGHPCMACSENNWYDTSTPFYTHLADIPNNAIGRNPDEVGMAALGVAGIGVVAHAAATIVTKTGEKRQKQEK, from the coding sequence GTGGACAAAGATACCTATTATAGCTGGGCCCGCCGCAAAGGCATTTCGCGTCGTGACTTCTTAAAGTTCTGTACGATGACCGCTGCTATGTTGGGACTTGACTCTTCATCTGTCCCTAAAATAGTCAAAGCTCTCGAAACAAAACCCCGCGTTCCGGTAATCTATTTAAATCTACAGGAATGCACTTGTTGCAGCGAGTCCTTTCTGCGCAGTGCTCATCCGCTGATTTCCGATCTCATATTCAATATGATATCCCTGGATTATATGGAAGTTATCCAAGCTGCTGCAGGAATACAGGCTGAGTCTGCCCGACTTAAAGCCATGCAGGACTATTATGGAAAATATGTTTTGGTCGTCGAGGGCAGCGCCACCTTAGGAGACGGTGGAATCTATTGTACCATTGGGGGAATGACCGCCAATGACCTTCTCAAGGAATGTGCCGATGGAGCAGCCGCAGTCATTGCTTATGGTTCCTGTGCCACCAACGCCTGTATTCAAGGGGCTTACCCCAATCCTACAGAAGCCGTCCCCATCCGCCGTATTGTCAAAAACAAACCGGTGATCGATGTACCCGGCTGCCCACCCATCGCTGAAGTCATCACTGGAACTATCGTGCATTATATAACCTTTGGTGAAATTCCTGAACTAACCAGCCAGGGCCGTCCCAAAGCTTTTTATTCCAAACGGGTTCATGATGGATGTACCCGGCGCGCTTTCTTTGATGCCGGCCAATTCGTCGAGCAGTTTGATGATGAAGGAGCTAAAAAGGGTTGGTGCCTCTACAAGATGGGTTGTAAAGGGCCCGTAGCTTACAACGCCTGCGCTGTTATCGAGTGGAATGGAGGGGTTAGCTTCCCTGTCAAATCAGGTCATCCTTGCATGGCTTGTTCCGAAAACAACTGGTACGATACCAGCACACCCTTTTATACCCATCTGGCCGATATCCCCAATAATGCTATCGGTAGAAATCCCGACGAAGTGGGGATGGCTGCCTTAGGAGTTGCGGGGATCGGAGTGGTGGCTCATGCCGCAGCGACCATCGTCACAAAAACCGGTGAGAAAAGGCAGAAGCAGGAAAAATAA
- the resB gene encoding cytochrome c biogenesis protein ResB, producing MSNRSDGLIEKIWDIFSSMKTGLVLLGVVALVSGIGTLIPQESLDPEGARAVAEIWRTLGFTRIYSSPWFQFLLGLLCINLIVCSVQRFGGIYKLTFHPKAPKDNSGIPQKISAKLSGENEDVLKKRTQEVLKKKGFRITESANEGKWSFTAQKHRMGNWGSFITHISFVILIIGALIGSISGFKGYMMAGEGSVIPIQEIDIYKGQVKENFMVKINSVEDRILANGERDNWYTDLSIIESGTEVHRQSISVNHPLTYKGITFYQTSYAPGALFTVEMDGKTFPVALQNGGGYFNAPGTNLYLVLAAMKAGPQESVILYQVFDENKQLEMGQLIPGESANIQDAYTITFDKATAFTGLQVKADPGVWVVWLGCALLMVGLLLSFYWRPVRIAGILEPDLDTQKPSLVLGAYTGKLNMGVKEEFDRIAAEIRE from the coding sequence ATGAGCAATAGGTCTGATGGATTGATTGAAAAAATTTGGGACATTTTCAGCTCAATGAAAACTGGACTGGTATTACTCGGAGTCGTTGCTCTGGTCTCGGGCATTGGAACCCTTATACCACAGGAATCTCTCGATCCGGAGGGAGCGCGTGCTGTTGCTGAGATTTGGAGAACCTTAGGATTTACCAGGATTTATTCTTCACCTTGGTTTCAATTTTTATTGGGCCTACTCTGTATTAATCTTATTGTGTGTAGTGTACAGCGTTTTGGGGGAATCTATAAGTTAACATTTCATCCCAAGGCTCCCAAAGATAATTCAGGTATACCTCAGAAGATCAGTGCCAAACTATCTGGAGAGAATGAAGATGTTTTAAAGAAAAGAACTCAAGAAGTACTTAAGAAGAAAGGCTTTCGTATTACAGAGTCAGCTAACGAGGGGAAATGGAGCTTTACAGCACAAAAGCATCGTATGGGCAATTGGGGCTCCTTCATTACTCATATTTCTTTTGTGATCTTAATCATTGGAGCGCTAATTGGATCCATCTCCGGCTTTAAAGGCTATATGATGGCCGGTGAGGGAAGTGTGATTCCCATTCAAGAGATTGACATTTATAAAGGTCAAGTGAAAGAGAACTTTATGGTTAAGATTAACTCGGTGGAAGATAGAATACTCGCCAACGGAGAGAGGGATAACTGGTATACTGATCTCAGTATCATTGAATCAGGAACAGAAGTTCACCGCCAATCCATCTCTGTGAATCATCCCTTAACTTATAAAGGCATAACCTTTTATCAAACCAGCTATGCGCCGGGAGCTTTATTTACTGTGGAAATGGATGGAAAGACCTTCCCTGTGGCACTCCAGAATGGGGGCGGGTATTTTAATGCACCAGGAACCAATCTTTACCTTGTTCTTGCAGCCATGAAGGCGGGGCCTCAAGAATCCGTGATCCTTTACCAGGTTTTTGATGAGAACAAGCAGTTGGAAATGGGACAGCTCATTCCAGGAGAATCGGCGAATATCCAGGATGCCTATACGATAACCTTTGACAAAGCCACGGCATTCACAGGATTACAGGTTAAAGCGGATCCCGGAGTATGGGTTGTTTGGCTTGGGTGCGCTCTTTTAATGGTGGGATTGCTCTTATCCTTCTATTGGCGGCCTGTCCGTATAGCAGGCATTTTGGAGCCTGATCTTGATACTCAAAAGCCGTCCTTGGTTTTAGGAGCTTACACCGGAAAGCTTAACATGGGAGTAAAAGAGGAATTCGACCGTATTGCAGCTGAAATAAGGGAATAA
- a CDS encoding precorrin-2 dehydrogenase/sirohydrochlorin ferrochelatase family protein gives MSHYYPIYVEMQNKPVLVVGGGMVAWRKVKTLLEHGAVVRIVSPELHPELLKLVDDVRCLWKKKEYSADDLQDEVLVFSCTEIEEVNSAVARNARESFRLINVVDDPEKCTFIVPSLLERGDLSIAVSTGGSSPIVARQIRTELEEHYGEAYKDYLTLLRSWRKDVKAQLTAEQKETFWNQVTDGEVFELIKDGRLDEAKGVMQKCFQSLLG, from the coding sequence GTGTCACATTATTACCCCATTTATGTTGAGATGCAGAATAAACCGGTTTTGGTTGTGGGCGGGGGAATGGTTGCTTGGCGAAAAGTGAAAACCCTGCTGGAGCATGGTGCTGTCGTTCGTATCGTATCACCTGAACTTCACCCGGAGCTACTGAAACTGGTGGATGATGTCCGATGTTTATGGAAGAAAAAAGAGTACTCTGCCGATGATTTACAGGATGAGGTGTTGGTATTTTCCTGTACCGAAATCGAGGAGGTTAACAGCGCTGTAGCCAGAAATGCCCGGGAATCTTTTCGCCTGATCAATGTGGTGGATGATCCGGAGAAATGTACTTTTATTGTCCCCTCACTATTAGAGCGTGGAGATTTAAGCATTGCTGTCTCTACGGGAGGGAGCAGCCCCATTGTAGCCCGCCAGATCCGGACCGAGCTGGAAGAGCACTACGGGGAGGCCTATAAAGATTATTTGACCTTACTGAGAAGCTGGCGTAAAGATGTGAAAGCCCAGCTGACAGCGGAGCAGAAGGAAACGTTTTGGAATCAGGTTACGGATGGAGAGGTCTTTGAGCTGATAAAAGACGGTCGGCTAGACGAGGCGAAGGGAGTAATGCAGAAGTGTTTCCAATCACTATTGGGTTGA
- a CDS encoding polyprenyl synthetase family protein: protein MLLLTEHFKEELEEIKRTLRREIKLKAAEFDELVELNFGELENNACPLIVLSVSQTFGGATRSAIGLATIFQYIFMADQVHRLMKDDPDLEESKRQFPVLVGDFLYGKFFLNLCKEKMLHFLAPLAKIIESMNQGAIIRWLSKDKRVSEGEYIKTIEMERASLTGLAARLGAELAGCSVKVQEQCETIGWNLGIAWAASQERIEGKVVDSALTEARTILRELPNLKNHSLNQLIDYIESNVQVQTLELNYR, encoded by the coding sequence TTGTTGCTACTGACCGAACACTTCAAGGAGGAGCTTGAAGAAATAAAAAGAACCCTTAGACGTGAAATCAAGCTCAAGGCTGCAGAATTTGACGAACTTGTAGAATTGAATTTTGGTGAACTTGAGAATAACGCCTGCCCTCTTATTGTCCTTTCCGTGAGCCAGACCTTTGGAGGTGCTACACGTTCAGCTATTGGTCTAGCCACAATCTTTCAATACATATTTATGGCTGACCAGGTTCATCGCCTGATGAAGGATGATCCGGATTTAGAAGAAAGCAAACGACAATTTCCGGTACTTGTGGGGGATTTTTTGTATGGGAAATTTTTTCTAAATTTATGTAAGGAAAAAATGCTTCATTTCTTGGCACCTCTGGCTAAAATTATCGAAAGTATGAACCAAGGAGCAATAATTCGTTGGTTATCAAAGGATAAAAGAGTGAGTGAAGGCGAATACATAAAGACAATTGAGATGGAAAGAGCATCGCTAACAGGTCTTGCTGCACGGCTGGGGGCAGAACTGGCCGGCTGTTCGGTGAAGGTGCAGGAGCAATGTGAGACCATAGGATGGAATTTGGGGATTGCCTGGGCCGCATCTCAAGAACGAATTGAGGGTAAGGTGGTTGACTCTGCTCTGACTGAGGCTAGAACTATTCTCCGAGAGCTTCCTAATCTTAAAAACCACTCTTTAAATCAATTAATCGATTATATTGAAAGCAATGTGCAGGTTCAAACGCTGGAGCTGAACTATAGATAA
- a CDS encoding 4Fe-4S dicluster domain-containing protein, which produces MSKLDVKLTRRTALKIGALTAAAVAVGVPMGSLKETSVKAAGTESGESKQLGFKYDQTKCINCKLCAKACKETNNWEPGAEWRKVYVAEPASNKVYLSMSCNHCADPACMTVCPVKAYTKRDKDGIVAHNTKKCVGCAYCLYACPYHAPQFVKSGTGAVTKCGFCAEIQDQGGKPACVSSCPTGALTYGDITELRNTPGAVAPEVNGLPSASITNPSLVIIPKA; this is translated from the coding sequence GTGTCAAAGCTCGATGTAAAACTAACACGTCGTACGGCTTTAAAAATCGGGGCTTTAACCGCGGCTGCTGTCGCTGTTGGTGTTCCGATGGGAAGCTTAAAAGAAACGAGTGTTAAAGCCGCAGGGACGGAGTCGGGTGAATCCAAGCAATTAGGGTTTAAGTATGATCAAACGAAATGTATTAATTGTAAGTTGTGTGCCAAAGCATGTAAAGAAACGAACAATTGGGAGCCGGGTGCTGAATGGCGGAAAGTGTATGTAGCTGAGCCGGCAAGCAATAAGGTATATCTCTCGATGAGTTGTAACCACTGTGCCGATCCGGCCTGTATGACGGTATGCCCTGTAAAAGCGTACACAAAACGGGATAAAGACGGTATCGTCGCTCATAATACGAAGAAATGTGTGGGCTGTGCTTATTGCCTCTATGCCTGTCCTTATCATGCACCGCAGTTTGTTAAGTCCGGTACCGGAGCAGTCACGAAATGCGGTTTTTGTGCTGAGATTCAGGACCAAGGGGGTAAACCTGCTTGTGTATCCTCATGTCCGACCGGTGCATTGACCTATGGGGATATTACAGAGCTGAGAAATACTCCCGGTGCTGTAGCTCCGGAAGTCAATGGTCTTCCATCAGCCAGTATCACTAATCCTTCATTAGTGATTATCCCGAAAGCTTAA
- the tatC gene encoding twin-arginine translocase subunit TatC, with amino-acid sequence MRRRKRVDENMPLMEHISALRKVFLFAAYGIILGTVVGWIYSDQVYAFLANPVIQLGIELITTTPMEPIMVKLKVSIVVGVVIALPIIIWQIWSFILPALKQNEKKYLYMIVPSSVILMLGGIAFAFFFVIPIGLKFLLFTGQAVVASTTLVTKASYLSFIIRFLLSFGLIFQLPVILLLLIRIGILSPDSLARKRKYAFFGIVVVTMLISPTPELVTQGLMVLPTYMLYEASIWLGYIVARKREKALEG; translated from the coding sequence ATGCGCAGGCGGAAACGTGTTGACGAAAATATGCCGCTCATGGAGCATATTAGCGCATTACGCAAAGTTTTCTTATTTGCAGCATACGGAATCATTTTAGGTACGGTTGTCGGATGGATATACAGCGATCAGGTTTACGCATTCCTTGCCAATCCAGTGATTCAACTGGGCATAGAATTAATTACAACAACCCCCATGGAACCCATCATGGTTAAACTGAAAGTATCCATTGTAGTAGGGGTAGTCATTGCTTTGCCAATAATTATCTGGCAGATTTGGAGTTTTATTCTCCCAGCTTTAAAGCAAAATGAAAAGAAATACCTTTATATGATTGTACCTAGCTCGGTTATCTTGATGTTAGGCGGTATAGCTTTTGCTTTTTTCTTTGTAATTCCTATCGGGCTTAAATTCCTGCTTTTCACTGGCCAAGCTGTTGTAGCTTCAACTACCCTAGTGACAAAAGCTTCGTATTTATCCTTTATTATACGTTTTCTTTTAAGCTTTGGTTTGATTTTTCAACTCCCTGTTATCTTGCTGCTTTTGATTCGTATTGGCATCCTCTCCCCAGATAGCCTGGCTAGAAAAAGGAAGTATGCCTTCTTTGGAATTGTAGTGGTGACGATGCTCATTTCGCCAACGCCTGAGCTGGTGACTCAAGGTCTAATGGTTTTGCCTACATATATGCTGTATGAGGCCAGTATTTGGCTCGGTTATATTGTCGCCAGGAAACGAGAGAAGGCGCTGGAAGGATAG
- the speD gene encoding adenosylmethionine decarboxylase translates to MSNSLGRHVLAEIYGCSFEILNSREEVEAIMVNAALEAGAEVREVVFHKFSPQGVSGVVVISESHLAIHTWPELGYAAVDVFTCGDQVNPWDACNYLTEQFKAGHMTATEMKRGLVEDPKEAVNL, encoded by the coding sequence ATGAGCAATTCTCTGGGACGTCATGTGTTGGCTGAAATCTATGGTTGCAGTTTCGAGATTCTCAATAGCCGCGAAGAAGTCGAAGCAATCATGGTCAACGCAGCCCTGGAAGCAGGCGCAGAAGTACGTGAAGTGGTATTTCATAAGTTCAGTCCGCAAGGTGTGAGTGGTGTGGTAGTCATTTCCGAATCCCATTTAGCCATTCATACATGGCCAGAACTTGGTTATGCAGCAGTAGACGTATTCACATGCGGGGATCAGGTCAATCCCTGGGATGCCTGTAATTATTTGACCGAGCAATTTAAAGCAGGTCATATGACAGCTACGGAAATGAAACGTGGACTCGTAGAAGATCCAAAAGAAGCGGTAAATCTTTAG
- a CDS encoding polyprenyl synthetase family protein: MKQLWLFNQINSDLQKVEKELHAYIKTDFPVLDQSAVQLLEAGGKRLRPAFTLLAGKFYGYPINKLLPVAMALELIHMATLVHDDVVDASMTRRGRPTVKAKWGNVVSIATGDYLLAKALELLAQINHPEVSRILAEVSVEMSQGEIQQIKASNDVNQNLKQYYYRIKRKTAMLISASCKLGALVSSAPRREVWALGAYGHALGMAFQIVDDVLDVTAEASELGKPIGGDIRQGIMTLPLILALHQSKDRDRLHELLSKPEKTEEEVREAIKLIKDSGAIDDSMHYVDLYISKANSYLQELPNVPTRKALVDLAYFIKERKF; the protein is encoded by the coding sequence TTGAAACAACTGTGGCTTTTTAACCAAATCAATTCTGATTTGCAGAAGGTTGAAAAAGAACTTCATGCCTATATAAAAACAGATTTCCCCGTACTGGATCAGTCGGCTGTTCAACTATTGGAAGCCGGAGGGAAGCGGTTACGCCCGGCTTTTACCCTTTTAGCAGGAAAATTTTATGGCTATCCCATTAATAAACTCCTTCCTGTGGCTATGGCTTTAGAATTGATTCACATGGCGACTCTGGTTCATGATGATGTGGTGGATGCTTCAATGACACGTCGGGGACGGCCAACAGTTAAGGCAAAATGGGGAAATGTGGTTTCTATCGCTACTGGAGATTATCTATTAGCCAAAGCTTTGGAATTACTTGCTCAGATTAACCATCCTGAAGTATCAAGAATCCTTGCTGAAGTCAGTGTTGAAATGAGCCAGGGGGAAATTCAACAGATTAAAGCCTCCAATGATGTCAACCAGAACTTAAAACAATACTATTATCGTATTAAGCGCAAAACAGCCATGCTTATTTCCGCTAGCTGTAAACTGGGGGCCTTGGTGTCCTCCGCACCACGGAGAGAAGTTTGGGCTCTGGGGGCCTATGGACACGCCTTGGGTATGGCTTTTCAAATTGTCGATGATGTCTTGGATGTTACTGCTGAAGCCTCCGAACTGGGGAAACCCATCGGGGGAGATATTCGTCAAGGAATTATGACCTTACCGTTGATCCTTGCTCTGCATCAATCCAAGGATAGGGATCGGTTGCATGAATTGCTTTCCAAGCCTGAGAAGACTGAAGAAGAAGTCAGAGAGGCCATTAAATTGATTAAGGATTCCGGAGCAATTGATGACTCCATGCATTATGTGGACTTATATATAAGCAAAGCCAATTCTTATCTTCAAGAGCTTCCTAATGTACCTACCCGAAAGGCTCTCGTGGATCTGGCTTATTTTATAAAAGAACGTAAATTTTAG